From a single Brassica rapa cultivar Chiifu-401-42 chromosome A01, CAAS_Brap_v3.01, whole genome shotgun sequence genomic region:
- the LOC103867637 gene encoding acyl-CoA-binding domain-containing protein 2 has product MGDWAQLAQSVIIGLIFSYLLAKLISIVVTFKEDNLSLTRHHDPEPESKNLKPEVDSRRIESSTDEADSLVAEQGSSRGDSVAGDTEEDDDDWEGVESTELDEAFSAATLFVTTAASDRLSQKVPSEVQQQLYGLYKIVTEGPCTAPQPSALKITARAKWQAWQKLGAMPPEEAMEKYIEIVTQLYPTWLDGGVKAGSGSKDEAVSNTGGTMGPVFSSLVYEEESENELKIDAIHEFAREGEVESLLKSIESGIPVNAKDSEGRTPLHWAIDRGHFEIAKLLVDKNADVNAKDNEGQTPLHYAVVCDREAIAEFLVKQKANTASKDDDGNSPVDLCESDWPWLRETAKQTD; this is encoded by the exons atggGTGATTGGGCTCAGCTTGCTCAGTCTGTGATCATAGGTCTGATCTTCTCCTACCTATTAGCTAAACTCATCTCGATCGTCGTCACGTTTAAAGAAGACAACCTCTCCCTCACTCGCCACCACGATCCCGAACCGGAATCGAAGAATCTTAAACCGGAGGTTGACTCGCGCCGCATCGAGTCTTCTACCGACGAGGCTGACTCGCTCGTCGCGGAGCAAGGTAGCTCAAGAGGCGATAGCGTCGCTGGTGACACCGAGGAAGACGACGATGATTGGGAAGGCGTTGAGAGCACGGAACTCGACGAGGCGTTCAGCGCCGCTACTCTCTTTGTGACTACCGCCGCCTCGGATCGGCTGTCGCAGAAGGTCCCTAGCGAGGTTCAGCAGCAGCTTTACGGATTGTATAAGATCGTTACGGAAGGGCCTTGTACTGCTCCTCAGCCTTCTGCTCTCAAAATCACTGCTCGTGCCAAGtg GCAAGCATGGCAGAAACTGGGTGCTATGCCCCCTGAGGAAGCGATGGAGAAGTATATTGAGATTGTCACTCAGCTCTACCCAACTTGGTTAGACGGTGGCGTG AAAGCCGGAAGTGGAAGTAAGGATGAGGCAGTCTCCAACACAGGAGGAACCATGGGGCCAGTTTTTAGCTCATTGGTTTATGAAGAGGAATCCGAAAATGAGTT GAAGATTGATGCCATCCATGAATTTGCTAGAGAAGGAGAAGTCGAGAGTTTGCTTAAAAGCATTGAAAGCGGCATTCCTGTAAATGCAAAGG ACAGTGAAGGTCGCACACCATTGCACTGGGCTATAGACCGTGGCCACTTCGAAATTGCTAAGCTTCTAGTCGATAAGAACGCTGATGTGAATGCtaag GACAACGAAGGCCAAACTCCTTTGCATTACGCTGTTGTCTGCGACAGAGAAGCCATCGCCGAGTTCTTGGTGAAGCAGAAAGCTAACACAGCCTCTAAAGATGATGACGGAAACTCTCCGGTGGATCTTTGTGAATCAGACTGGCCCTGGCTCAGAGAGACTGCAAAGCAGACAGACTAA